Proteins from one Scylla paramamosain isolate STU-SP2022 chromosome 3, ASM3559412v1, whole genome shotgun sequence genomic window:
- the LOC135115932 gene encoding ribosomal protein S6 kinase delta-1-like isoform X3 — MSRSRGKAFLEVFPRTSPEASTSVVVWRRYSEISRLHRAISELHEKLGLSGKLPPFPRATILNRFEADVVEARREATLNLLKFIGQHSPLFTSEPFTSFFQNNEKKTTGHFGERRKRTKGRSKEAEQLATTLGIQDSVSLYSQLSESEDDLSLCSTPDYPFPVIPAPSTSDLAEASGSVGFDFSGDPHRSNTTQSVSRMKNGSVGTLGVSEESQRKILSKNLQENHHALQRTTEGQTVKEKVIHDQNALLSHNSSMDDSVFEFPQGDLNSHVVDPSDLSEKHTITSSVSSTSSLSYCVYENPVHDSPLHQESYHKDLKQPEDIMPTTTHPLPPVNITKSVSIPERKSSVPLTPLTPLTTTVTPYVPTHKVPTPQEVANSQYIFIAAQQISEAQQHEQQKDYKKALNMYREGVGTLLQGVQAGTSVDHSRKQGDNDGDRRDAVKRKTAQYLQRAEQLVARLTRRDKKREQFLDGPEAEVCSGGEGDLKCSATDLARYKVVGWTGSVIIATDSSNGDTVAIKVHVKSGIGSGEKTVIPREVPFMVPVMRYHETDTAIYLVLKYISGGKLWSHIKKYVEAEENFYNTLHGSVTTTTYSGRRLLQESMEYDRSSAGHQTPSHNSHVSHLSSASLLNIPTCTTTRANSECSDVSSTCLPDAYLQIYSEYDPTLPSSSSMLILPHNTHNNHTTMDSVPKSLSTGALSGTSVYPDPGCAGPHDSGGKSVAENKVTKDYVPWPNGDNMIEEDKVSIGSDTLSGVSEDFSCSLPVGVPDLLPDTVPLPEVRITADSSVISSCNELPQTVGGKESRKDNINGYLKGESQRSSKTNNIVTKEVTPEDGKELLDTRQLKSPLTENGGKETVSPTTAVSPTAADHLEPDDENSITDTSFASITLPSFSWAKQEESEVASLDIEDLIRNSRQLLQNVDHTLLQSRSQSVIFPISGESSSGDQSELPNDNGSINQDQPNKKGALDSQTLHEKKSLGIKLSKSNSSVRVSPLMARRLGLNQEGHRTKKSSLKCTRSENNLSTPQKFATSVTENNKIDLETGVVKQIIDMSLNGTSQAVSQHSEQSQDYVEKWSSESKESLSLAKCDPPSENSLAALLEKYSASRGQDSQPRLPEGIVKVWLSQIISAVSSLHHQGIVLGDLNPDDILLDEGGSILMTHVSRWSSVQQGVWKARGVSSMSKVWIQRGYLAPELISPVAHPTPASDWWSIGALMYHLLTGQSLSRAHPSGITSHTELLMPPHLTPEAVSLLSQLLCVHPTERLGGGGAGVQEVKDHPFFTGIQWAN, encoded by the exons ATGTCCAGGAGCCGTGGTAAAGCTTTTCTTGAG GTATTTCCTAGAACCAGTCCTGAAGCCTCTACCTCAGTGGTTGTGTGGCGGCGATACTCAGAGATCAGCAGACTTCACCGGGCCATTTCAGAGTTACATGAGAAGCTCGGCCTCTCTGGAAAGCTGCCCCCTTTCCCTCGGGCCACCATCCTCAACAG ATTCGAGGCAGATGTGGTGGAAGCACGGCGAGAGGCAACACTCAACCTCCTGAAATTCATCGGCCAACACAGCCCCTTGTTTACCTCAGAGCCATTCACAAGTTTTTTCCAG aataatgaaaagaagactaCAGGACAttttggggagaggaggaaaaggaccaagggaag ATCAAAGGAGGCAGAGCAACTGGCCACAACTCTGGGCATCCAGGACAGTGTCTCTCTTTATTCCCAGCTGAGTGAATCTGAAGATGACTTAAGTTTGTGCTCCACCCCTGATTACCCTTTTCCTGTAATTCCAGCACCCTCTACCTCCGACTTAGCTGAGGCTAGTGGCTCTGTAGGTTTTGATTTTTCTGGTGATCCCCATAGAAGTAATACTACTCAGTCAGTATCCAGAATGAAGAATGGCAGTGTTGGAACTCTTGGAGTTTCAGAGGAATCTCAGAGAAAAATTTTAAGTAAAAATTTGCAGGAAAACCACCATGCTCTACAGAGAACAACTGAAGGACAAACAGTTAAAGAAAAAGTAATTCATGACCAGAATGCATTGCTTTCGCATAACAGTAGCATGGATGACAGTGTGTTTGAGTTCCCTCAAGGGGACTTGAACAGTCATGTTGTAGACCCATCAGACCTCAGCGAAAAACATACCATTACCTCATCAGTATCTAgcacatcatctctttcttactgtGTTTATGAAAACCCAGTGCATGACTCCCCTTTACATCAAGAATCCTACCACAAGGACCTAAAGCAGCCTGAAGACATCATGCCCACGACCACCCACCCACTGCCACCTGTTAACATCACCAAATCAGTCAGCATCCCTGAAAGGAAGAGTTCTGTGCCTCTCACACCTCTGACACCACTCACAACAACAGTCACACCATACGTTCCTACACACAAGGTCCCCACTCCTCAGGAAGTGGCCAACAGTCAGTACATATTCATTGCAGCACAACAGATAAGTGAAGCACAGCAACACGAGCAGCAGAAGGATTACAAGAAAGCACTGAACATGTATCGGGAGGGGGTGGGTACCCTACTACAAGGTGTTCAAG CTGGTACTTCTGTGGACCATTCTAGGAAACAAG GTGATAATGATGGGGATCGGAGGGATGcagtgaagagaaaaacagcCCAGTACTTGCAGCGGGCAGAGCAGCTGGTGGCCAGACTCACACGCAGggacaaaaaaagagagcag TTTTTGGACGGTCCTGAAGCTGAGGTGtgtagtggaggagagggagacttGAAATGCAGTGCTACTGATCTAGCGAGGTATAAGGTGGTGGGCTGGACTGGATCTGTGATTATTGCCACTGACTCTTCAAATGGAGATACTGTGGCCATTAAA GTGCATGTAAAGAGTGGGATAGGAAGTGGAGAAAAGACTGTGATTCCAAGAGAAGTGCCATTCATGGTGCCTGTGATGCGATACCATGAGACTGACACTGCCATCTACTTGGTTCTCAAATATATAAG TGGAGGGAAGTTGTGGAGCCATATCAAAAAGTATGTTGAAGCAGAAGAAAATTTCTATAATACTCTCCATGGCAGTGTAACAACCACTACTTACTCCGGCCGCCGCCTGCTTCAGGAATCCATGGAATATGACAGGTCATCTGCTGGACACCAAACACCTTCTCATAATTCCCACGTGTCCCATTTGTCATCTGCAAGCCTGTTAAACATACCCACTTGTACTACAACAAGAGCAAATTCTGAGTGTTCAGATGTTTCTTCTACATGCCTGCCTGATGCATACCTACAGATCTACTCAGAATATGATCCAACCctcccttcttcatcctccaTGTTGATTCTTccccataacacacacaacaatcatACTACAATGGATTCTGTACCTAAATCACTCAGCACAGGTGCTTTATCAGGAACATCAGTGTATCCAGACCCTGGCTGTGCTGGCCCACATGACAGTGGTGGGAAATCAGTGGCAGAAAATAAAGTCACAAAAGACTACGTTCCATGGCCTAATGGTGACAATATGATTGAGGAAGACAAAGTGAGTATAGGAAGTGATACACTGTCAGGAGTTAGTGAAGATTTTAGTTGTTCTTTACCTGTTGGTGTCCCAGATCTGTTACCAGACACAGTACCACTTCCAGAAGTGAGAATCACTGCAGATAGCTCTGTGATTAGCTCATGTAATGAATTACCTCAGACAGTAGGAGGtaaggaaagtagaaaagatAATATTAATGGCTACTTAAAGGGTGAATCACAAAGGAGCAGTAAAACCAATAATATAGTTACAAAGGAAGTGACACCAGAAGATGGAAAGGAACTGCTGGACACTAGACAGTTAAAAAGTCCTCTTactgaaaatggaggaaaagagactgTATCTCCTACAACTGCTGTGTCCCCTACAGCTGCTGATCATCTTGAGCCTGATGATGAAAATAGTATAACTGACACCTCCTTTGCCAGCATcactcttccatctttttcatGGGCTAAGCAGGAAGAGTCTGAAGTGGCCTCCCTTGATATCGAGGATCTTATAAGGAATTCTCGTCAGCTGTTGCAAAATGTTGACCACACACTGTTACAGAGCAGGAGTCAGAGTGTAATTTTTCCTATTTCGGGTGAAAGTAGCTCAGGTGACCAGTCTGAACTGCctaatgataatggtagtaTAAACCAGGATCAGCCTAATAAAAAGGGGGCCTTAGATTCCCAGACTCTTCATGAGAAAAAATCACTAGGGATCAAGCTCTCAAAGAGTAATTCTTCAGTGCGAGTATCGCCATTAATGGCTCGCCGACTTGGATTAAATCAAGAGGGTCACAGAACTAAAAAGTCTAGCTTGAAATGCACTAGAAGTGAAAATAACTTGTCAACACCACAGAAATTTGCTACGTCTgtaacagaaaataataaaatagatttGGAAACAGGAGTTGTAAAGCAAATTATAGACATGTCACTGAATGGCACTAGTCAGGCTGTGTCACAACATTCTGAGCAGTCACAAGATTATGTAGAAAAGTGGAGTTCAGAATCGAAAGAAAGCCTATCTCTTGCTAAATGTGATCCACCTTCAGAAAATTCCTTGGCAGCTCTCCTTGAAAAGTATTCTGCTAGTAGAGGACAAGACTCCCAGCCAAGGTTACCAGAAGGCATTGTGAAGGTATGGCTGTCCCAAATAATCTCAGCTGTCTCATCTCTACACCACCAGGGTATAGTCTTAGG GGATCTGAATCCAGATGATATTCTACTGGATGAAGGGGGAAGCATCTTGATGACTCATGTGAGTCGTTGGTCTTCAGTGCAACAGGGAGTGTGGAAGGCCCGTGGCGTGTCCAGCATGTCAAAGGTCTGGATACAGAGGGGCTACTTGGCCCCAGAGCTAATTTCACCTGTGGCTCATCCAACACCTGCCTCTGACTGGTGGTCTATAGGAGCATTAATGTACCATTTGCTCACTGGACAG AGCCTTTCCCGAGCACATCCTTCTGGCATCACCTCCCACACTGAGCTCCTGATGCCACCACACCTCACTCCTGAGGcagtttctctcctttcccag CTGCTGTGTGTTCATCCCACGGAGAGGCTTGggggaggtggagcaggagTTCAGGAGGTCAAGGATCATCCCTTTTTCACTGGTATCCAGTGGGCCAACTAG